In Paenibacillus sonchi, the genomic stretch CAAAGCGACATCGCACTGCAGCTCCTGACCAAGAGCAAAGTGGATGTTCTGCTCGGCGGCGGTGAGGATTTCTGGTATCCGGCAGGCGAAGCAGGCAAGTTCCCGGATGCCCCGGCAGAAGATCCTTCGGAGAAAAGCAAAGGAACCCAGGGGAATCTTGTCACCAAAGCGAAGCAGCTTGGTTACAGCTATGTGTCGACCAAAGACGGCCTGAAGCAGGCCAAAGGCGGCAAGCTGCTCGGACTGTTCGCCAACGAGGAAATGTTCCAGCAGAATGAGGAAGGCAAAGGGGATATTTATAATCCTGTAGTCTCGCTGCCGGAAATGACTAAGAAAGCAATCGACACGCTGTCCACGAACCAAAAAGGCTTTTTCCTGATGGTGGAGGAAGAAGGCACGGATGAGTTTGCCCACAAAAATAATGCCAAGATGACGATCAAATCCGGCCAGGCTCTGGATGCATCTGTGCAGGTAGCCAAGGATTTTGCCAAAAAGAACCCGGACACGCTGGTGCTGGTGCTGGCTGACCATGAAACCGGGGGACTGTCCATCGAACCGGTGGATGCAGAGGATGAAACAGGAGACGGCATCTCCCAAGAAGATGGTCCGTTCGCTATCGCCAATTCCAAGGAAAGCTTTGTAGTGGACTGGACAACCTCCGGACATACAGCGGTAGATATTCCGGTTACCGCGGTGGGCAAAAACGCCCAGCTCTTCACGGGAGTTTTTGAGAATACTGCCGTGTTCGATAAGCTGATGCAGGCGTACGGTTTTAATGCAAAAAAATAATACGGCAGAAGGAGCCTTCTTCCTTATGCAATAAACTAGCTGGCCGGATTTTCCGGCTGGCTAGTTTTTGTTGTGAATCATATGCTTTATTGTCTGGCAAATATCCGCTGTGCCGCTTCCATTCCGTATATTTACATTTTCTTAGTAACATTTGTAACTGACGGTCTGGGCCGGGAACTGATAAATATATCATGTAAGCGTTTTTATTAATCGACTGGGGGAATGGTTGTGAAAAAAGTAACAAAATTATTATTGGCAGCTGGCATCTCGCTGGCAGTAGTCGGCGTAGGCAGCAGCGGCGTTCTGAGCAATATATCTTCAGCTGCTAGCGCACCGCTTAAGGTTGGACGGATCGAAGCTGCCGCTCATGGCACGAAATGCTTCACTGTGGCAGTTGCCGTAGTCCAGAATGGCGTTATCGTTGCCGCTTCGCTGGATGACTATCAATTCCTGGGTTCGGATGTGGCCAAAGGAGTGCCTAACTCCGACAAGGACTTCGGACAGAATTACAAAGATCCTGCAATGGTCCTGGCTTCGAAGAAAGCCAATGCTAAATACTATAGCGAACATATGAAAGAAGAAGCCAAATCCACGGTTTCCTATGATAAGAACATGGCTGCTATTGAGAAATTTGCAACAGGCAAAACGATCAAATCGCTTGAAGCTACACTGGCTGCAAAGAGCAAAGAACAGATGGTTGATGCTGTCAGCGGAGCCACCCTGGTAGACACCCAAGGCTACCTGAAAGCTATTCTGGCTGCTGCCAAGGCTGCGAAATAAGCTGCTGCTTCGTTAACAAAAGCTCCTTCACGGTTTTGGCTGTGAAGGAGCTTTTTGCGTCTGCTTCTGTGGTTTTCCGCCATCACACCCAGCCGAACAAACGGGCTGCCTGGGCAACGGCAAAAGTTACAGCAATGGCAATCCCGAGCGGAATGACGGCAGAGAGCACTGCCCACTTCATACTGCGGGTTTCTTTGTAAATATTGATCAGTGTGGTGCCGCATGGATAGTGGAGCAGGGAGAACAGCATCATATTCAGCGCGGTCAGCCAAGTCCAGCCATGACTCAGGAAGATATCCTTAATGCCGCCGAGTCCATCGATATCGACCATGGCGCCGGAGGACATATAGCCCATGAGCAGGATCGGCAGTACGATTTCATTGGCAGGGAGCCCCAGGATAAAGGCCATAATAATGAAGCCGTCCAGCCCAAGCAAATTCGCAAAAGGATCAAAAAAAGCAGCCATATGGTTAAGGACGCTGTCTCCTCCGACCATCACATTGCCCAGTATCCAGGTGAGAATCCCGGCAGGCGCAGCGACCACGATTGCCCGGGTCAGCACGTTCAGGGATT encodes the following:
- a CDS encoding alkaline phosphatase — protein: MKSQKKNRFKTALTVTAAGALLATSVVATQPAKPAQAASSKTKNVILFVGDGMGTAARNAIRLATVGEKGKLAMDDMPYAGLVHTSSTVPVTDSAASATAYASGVKTYNGAIGMDANKKSVKTIAEYAKEAGKSTGVVTTSQITDATGAAFGAHVEDRSKQSDIALQLLTKSKVDVLLGGGEDFWYPAGEAGKFPDAPAEDPSEKSKGTQGNLVTKAKQLGYSYVSTKDGLKQAKGGKLLGLFANEEMFQQNEEGKGDIYNPVVSLPEMTKKAIDTLSTNQKGFFLMVEEEGTDEFAHKNNAKMTIKSGQALDASVQVAKDFAKKNPDTLVLVLADHETGGLSIEPVDAEDETGDGISQEDGPFAIANSKESFVVDWTTSGHTAVDIPVTAVGKNAQLFTGVFENTAVFDKLMQAYGFNAKK